In Panicum virgatum strain AP13 chromosome 4N, P.virgatum_v5, whole genome shotgun sequence, a single window of DNA contains:
- the LOC120671044 gene encoding endoglucanase 17-like — translation MARLVSTPAAVAVVVAVLLAASPAALAVHDYGDALHKSILFFEGQRSGRLPPDQRLRWRQDSGIHDGAEAGVDLTGGYYDAGDNVKFGFPMAFTATLMSWGLIDFGRSFGAREEAAAREAVRWATDYLMKATATPGTVYVQVGDASRDHACWERPEDMDTPRTVYKVDAAHPGSDVAAETAAALAAGSLVFRGADPAYAARLLARAAEVFAFADAHRGAYSGSLRDAVCPCYCDYSGYQDELLWGAAWLHRASRRREYREYIKRNEVALGASDAINEFGWDNKHAGINVLISKEVLMGKDEYFQSFRENADNFICGLLPGISGGSGHPQIQYSPGGLLFKVGNSNMQHVTSLSFLLLAYSNYLSHAGARVSCGGSAAAASPVQLRRVAKRQVDYILGDNPLRMSYMVGYGPRYPLRIHHRASSLPSVAAHPARIGCKAGAAYYASPAPNPNLLVGAVVGGPSNSTDAFPDARAVFQQSEPTTYINAPLLGLLAYFSAHPGLEAAQLGSD, via the exons ATGGCGCGGCTCGtgtcgacgccggcggcggtcgcggtggtggtggcggtgctcctcgcggcgtcgccggcggcgctggccgtgcACGACTATGGCGACGCGCTCCACAAGAGCATCCTCTTCTTCGAGGGCCAGCGGTCCGGGCGGCTGCCGCCCGACCAGCGCCTCCGGTGGCGCCAGGACTCGGGCATCCACGACGGCGCCGAGGCCGGC GTGGACCTGACGGGCGGGTACTACGACGCCGGCGACAACGTCAAGTTCGGGTTCCCGATGGCGTTCACGGCGACGCTCATGTCGTGGGGGCTGATCGACTTCGGGCGCAGCTTCGGCgcgcgcgaggaggcggcggcgcgggaggccgtCCGGTGGGCGACGGACTACCTGATgaaggcgacggcgacgcccggcaCGGTGTACGTGCAGGTGGGCGACGCGTCCCGCGACCACGCGTGCTGGGAGCGGCCCGAGGACATGGACACCCCGCGCACCGTGTACAAGGTGGACGCCGCGCACCCGGGGTCGGACGTGGCCGCCgagaccgcggcggcgctcgccgcgggCTCCCTGGTGTTCCGCGGCGCCGACCCGGCGTACGCGGCGCGGCTGCTGGCGCGCGCCGCGGAGGTGTTCGCGTTCGCGGACGCGCACCGGGGCGCGTACAGCGGCAGCCTCCGCGACGCGGTGTGCCCCTGCTACTGCGACTACTCCGGGTACCAGGACGAGCTGCTGTGGGGCGCGGCGTGGCTGCACCGCGCGTCGCGCCGCCGGGAGTACCGCGAGTACATCAAGCGCAACGAGGTGGCGCTCGGCGCCAGCGACGCCATCAACGAGTTCGGCTGGGACAACAAGCACGCCGGCATCAACGTCCTCATCTCCAAG gaggTGCTGATGGGCAAGGACGAGTACTTCCAGTCGTTCCGCGAGAACGCCGACAACTTCATCTGCGGCCTCCTCCCGGGCATCTCCGGCGGCTCCGGGCACCCGCAGATCCAGTACTCCCccggcggcctcctcttcaAGGTGGGCAACAGCAACATGCAGCACGTGACGtcgctctccttcctcctcctcgcctacTCCAACTACCTCAgccacgccggcgcccgcgtctcctgcggcggctcggcggcggcggcgtcgcccgtGCAGCTCCGCCGCGTGGCCAAGCGGCAGGTGGACTACATCCTGGGCGACAACCCGCTGCGCATGTCCTACATGGTGGGCTACGGCCCGCGCTACCCGCTGCGGATCCACCACCGCGCCAGCTCGCTGCCGTCGGTGGCGGCGCACCCGGCGCGGATCGGGTGCAAGGCCGGCGCCGCCTACTACGCTAGCCCGGCGCCCAACCCGAACCTGCTGGTGGGCGCCGTCGTCGGCGGGCCCAGCAACAGCACCGACGCCTTCCCCGACGCGCGCGCCGTGTTCCAGCAGTCCGAGCCCACCACCTACATCAACGCGCCGCTGCTCGGCCTGCTCGCCTACTTCTCCGCGCACCCCGGCCTGGAGGCGGCCCAGCTCGGCAGCGACTGA
- the LOC120668982 gene encoding uncharacterized protein At3g17950-like, whose product MDLDADMIPTSPSADSSPSSSDLDTESTGSFFPDRSTTLGTLMGVSAFGGAQAQQRRAARAPAAGEEGAGGAQRAPREEEERRRGGVWRRRRRRWRRRGRSLGGSWWRLCRDHGDGGPPTSLGEFLDMERQLAGADFLCDGAGASGREAASVAAATALFEDGRVRPPQPAAAAAAEERGRWRLLRASECSSSLARLPVLLTGICSGGAG is encoded by the exons ATGGACCTCGACGCCGACATGATCCCCACCTCCCCCTCCGCCGactcctcgccctcctcctccgaccTCGACACGGAG TCGACGGGGTCCTTCTTCCCGGACCGGAGCACGACGCTGGGGACGCTGATGGGCGTGTCGGCGTTCGGCGGCGCGCAGGCGCAGCAGCGCCGCGCGGCGAGGGCGCcggctgcgggcgaggagggcgcgggaggggcgcagcgcgcgccgcgcgaggaggaggagaggcgccgcggcggggtgtggcggaggaggaggcgacgctggcgccggcgcggccgcagcCTAGGCGGCAGCTGGTGGCGGCTGTGCCGGGaccacggcgacggcgggccGCCGACGTCGCTGGGCGAGTTCCTGGACATGGAGCGGCAGCTCGCGGGGGCCGACTTCCTctgcgacggcgccggcgcctcggggcgggaggcggcgtccgtggcggcggccaccgcgctGTTCGAGGACGGCAGGGTGCGGCccccgcagccggcggcggccgccgcggcggaggagcgcggGAGGTGGCGGCTGCTGCGGGCGTCCGAATGCTCGTCGTCGCTGGCGCGGCTGCCGGTGCTGCTCACCGGCatctgcagcggcggcgcggggtaa